One part of the Paroedura picta isolate Pp20150507F chromosome 5, Ppicta_v3.0, whole genome shotgun sequence genome encodes these proteins:
- the LOC143837956 gene encoding mesotocin receptor-like: MKNFSFALQDVIHQSGTPFHNSTNTTGLPERQPRDEQLAQVEIAVLGVLFMAASAGNFILILVLWKRRMKLSRMYVFLLHLSVADLTVAFFQVLPQLFWKITDVFMGPDILCRTISYLQLLSMFASTYMIVVMALDRLQAVCYPMVPFQKKGALWNASICTSWFISLVFSIPQIFIFQKSEVSPGIFDCQADFILPWGTKLYVTWISVAIFFLPAAILTICHVRICRAVQMNMSLKKYSEFQVTNQKQILPSQANNVNCMSNAMIKTIKMTVVIVVAYVVCWSPFFIAQLWTAWHPSDARTEGPVIAVLMLLGNLNSCVNPWIYMYFCGQIPYCSKKKMDTATAHEESTNTGSVNLGEKESEDNVTSV, encoded by the exons ATGAAGAACTTCTCTTTTGCACTTCAAGATGTTATCCACCAGTCTGGTACCCCTTTTCACAACTCAACAAATACCACCGGTCTGCCTGAAAGGCAACCCAGAGATGAGCAGTTAGCTCAAGTAGAGATTGCTGTGCTAGGAGTGTTATTTATGGCAGCTTCTGCAGGCAATTTCATTCTCATCCTGGTgttgtggaagagaagaatgAAGCTCTCTAGGATGTATGTGTTCTTGCTCCATCTAAGTGTTGCAGACTTGACAGTTGCATTTTTTCAAGTTCTTCCTCAGCTTTTTTGGAAAATCACAGATGTTTTCATGGGTCCAGATATCCTGTGCAGAACCATCAGCTATCTCCAGTTGTTGAGCATGTTTGCCTCCACTTACATGATCGTAGTTATGGCACTGGACAGACTCCAAGCAGTGTGTTACCCCATGGTACCCTTCCAAAAGAAAGGAGCTCTTTGGAATGCTTCCATCTGCACAAGCTGGTTTATTTCTTTGGTTTTCAGCATTCCCCAAATATTTATCTTTCAGAAAAGTGAAGTATCTCCAGGTATCTTTGACTGCCAAGCAGACTTCATTTTGCCCTGGGGCACTAAACTGTATGTAACCTGGATCTCGGTAGCTATTTTCTTCCTGCCTGCAGCCATTCTAACAATATGCCATGTTAGGATCTGCAGAGCAGTCCAAATGAACATGAGCTTGAAAAAGTACAGTGAATTTCAAGTAACCAACCAGAAACAGATATTGCCATCCCAGGCAAATAATGTGAACTGTATGTCCAACGCTATGATCAAGACTATAAAGATGACAGTGGTGATAGTTGTTGCTTACGTTGTCTGTTGGTCACCTTTCTTCATTGCACAGTTGTGGACTGCATGGCACCCAAGTGATGCCAGAACTGAAG GTCCAGTAATAGCTGTTCTTATGCTCCTGGGGAATCTTAATAGCTGTGTCAATCCATGGATTTATATGTACTTTTGTGGTCAAATACCTTACTgttcaaagaaaaaaatggacACCGCCACTGCTCATGAGGAGTCCACTAATACAGGCAGTGTTAACTTGGGAGAGAAAGAATCTGAAGACAATGTTACATCAGTATAA